One part of the Paraglaciecola sp. L3A3 genome encodes these proteins:
- a CDS encoding SLC13 family permease, with amino-acid sequence MDINQYLVLAIFTGTILALVVTDKRPSLIFASSLLALIASQQLIISDVIKNLTNQGLITLILLLLVSSAVDKTSLIKRLGRTLVTANFKTSFWRLFGLTFTSSALLNNTAVVASLIGPVKQNQYHHASRLLIPLSYSAILGGTVTLIGTSTNLIVDSFLIEHGHPGFNFWDFTLYGLVAGLSCGLLMYLMTPLLPKIENKNNQYNSYFIEADVEADSELVGKSVEENHLRNLPELFLIEVSRDGKLITPITPDFVIHANDKLIFTGNVQNVDNLSHIKGLKLFAESDGLLRDNLTEVIISNRAPIIGKTLKVLGFRALFDAAVVAVRRDGESLSGKLGEIKLQAGDFLLLATGPDFVQRHNLAKNFFILSEKKVVTKLSRFQEWITVGGFLLTVGLAATSILNLATGLLFFMAILVASGITSNNEIKRNIPLNLIIVIVGALSLATALEKSGVIAQLMDAIHPWASSVSPIWALVTIYVLTLVLTELVTNNAAAALMFPFAYGMVEVLGAPLMPFALAVAFAASASFISPYGYQTNLLVFSASNYKFQHFIKFGLPISVFYSTIVLLLLKYSYGL; translated from the coding sequence ATGGATATTAACCAGTATCTGGTTTTAGCGATATTTACTGGTACTATATTGGCGCTTGTTGTAACAGACAAGCGCCCTTCTCTTATCTTTGCCAGCTCACTTTTAGCACTAATTGCCAGTCAACAATTGATAATCAGTGACGTGATCAAAAACCTGACGAACCAAGGTTTAATTACCCTCATTTTATTACTGTTAGTCAGCTCTGCAGTAGACAAAACCTCTTTAATCAAACGTTTAGGTAGAACCTTAGTTACAGCTAATTTCAAAACTAGTTTTTGGCGATTATTTGGCTTAACCTTTACTTCTTCAGCCTTATTAAATAACACAGCAGTAGTCGCCAGCTTGATTGGGCCAGTTAAACAAAATCAATATCATCATGCTTCGCGTTTGCTTATTCCCCTCTCCTATTCAGCTATATTAGGTGGCACTGTCACCTTAATCGGCACATCAACTAATTTAATAGTAGACAGCTTTTTAATTGAACATGGACACCCTGGGTTCAATTTTTGGGATTTTACTTTATACGGCCTAGTGGCAGGTTTAAGTTGTGGTTTATTAATGTATTTAATGACCCCTTTGTTACCTAAAATCGAAAATAAAAACAATCAATACAATAGTTATTTTATTGAGGCTGATGTTGAAGCCGATTCTGAATTAGTAGGTAAAAGTGTTGAAGAAAATCACCTTAGAAACCTACCTGAGTTATTCCTAATCGAAGTGTCTCGTGACGGAAAATTAATCACCCCCATCACCCCTGATTTTGTTATTCATGCCAACGACAAACTGATATTCACCGGCAATGTACAAAACGTAGACAATCTGAGTCATATCAAAGGGCTAAAATTGTTTGCCGAATCAGATGGGTTATTAAGAGACAACTTAACTGAAGTCATTATTTCAAACCGCGCGCCGATTATTGGTAAAACCTTAAAAGTGTTAGGTTTTAGAGCCTTATTTGATGCAGCAGTTGTTGCTGTTAGGCGAGATGGGGAGTCATTATCAGGCAAACTGGGAGAAATAAAACTTCAAGCTGGAGACTTTTTATTATTGGCTACCGGCCCCGACTTTGTTCAAAGACATAACCTAGCAAAAAACTTTTTTATCTTATCCGAAAAGAAAGTGGTTACTAAATTATCACGTTTTCAAGAATGGATAACGGTAGGTGGTTTTTTATTAACCGTTGGGTTAGCCGCCACTTCAATATTAAACTTAGCTACAGGTTTATTATTTTTTATGGCCATTTTAGTCGCCAGTGGTATCACCTCAAATAATGAAATTAAACGTAATATTCCGTTAAACCTTATAATTGTGATTGTAGGTGCATTAAGTTTGGCCACCGCCTTAGAAAAATCTGGGGTAATCGCGCAATTAATGGATGCCATACATCCTTGGGCTTCCAGTGTCAGTCCTATATGGGCTTTAGTGACTATATATGTATTAACATTGGTCTTAACTGAATTAGTGACAAATAACGCGGCAGCCGCACTTATGTTTCCGTTTGCTTATGGCATGGTAGAAGTATTAGGTGCACCACTTATGCCGTTCGCACTAGCCGTGGCATTTGCCGCCAGTGCCAGTTTCATCTCCCCCTATGGGTATCAAACTAACTTATTAGTATTCAGCGCTAGCAACTACAAATTCCAACATTTTATAAAGTTTGGTTTACCTATTTCAGTATTTTATTCAACAATAGTATTGCTACTGTTGAAATATTCTTATGGCTTGTAA
- the cysC gene encoding adenylyl-sulfate kinase: protein MAENIVWHQHEVDKTRRAAAKNQKPAVLWLTGLSGSGKSTIANLLEKKLAEHQKHTYLLDGDNVRHGLCGDLGFSDKDRVENIRRIGEVAKLFVDAGTIVLTAFISPFKSERDYCRNLLADGEFVEIFIDTPLAECEKRDPKGLYQKARQGDIKDFTGIDSPYEAPESAEITLSYTGQSAEQSAEQIFELLKTKGFLA, encoded by the coding sequence ATGGCAGAAAATATAGTTTGGCATCAACATGAAGTTGATAAAACTCGTCGAGCAGCAGCTAAAAATCAAAAACCAGCGGTATTATGGTTAACGGGTTTAAGTGGCTCAGGTAAATCGACCATAGCGAACTTACTCGAAAAGAAATTAGCAGAACATCAAAAGCACACTTATTTACTAGATGGCGACAATGTTCGTCATGGCTTATGCGGTGACTTAGGCTTTAGTGATAAAGACAGAGTAGAAAACATTCGACGTATTGGCGAAGTAGCCAAATTGTTTGTTGATGCAGGTACCATTGTATTAACAGCTTTCATTTCTCCTTTTAAAAGTGAGAGAGACTACTGCCGCAATTTATTGGCTGATGGTGAATTTGTTGAAATATTTATTGATACTCCATTAGCTGAATGTGAAAAACGTGATCCTAAAGGTTTGTATCAAAAAGCCAGACAAGGTGACATTAAAGATTTCACTGGGATTGATTCTCCTTACGAAGCACCAGAATCAGCAGAAATTACTTTAAGCTATACTGGGCAATCAGCGGAACAATCAGCCGAACAGATTTTTGAGTTATTAAAAACAAAAGGATTTTTGGCCTAA
- the cysN gene encoding sulfate adenylyltransferase subunit CysN: MNSENKLLQSDILGYLEQHEKKDMLRFLTCGSVDDGKSTLIGRLLHDSKMIFEDQLAAITKDSKKMGTTGEKVDLALLVDGLQSEREQGITIDVAYRYFSTDKRKFIIADTPGHEQYTRNMVTGASTCDVAIILIDARAGVKTQTRRHSFLVSLLGIKHIVVAVNKMDLKDYSETVYEEIKRDYLEFSKQLEIPDIQFIPLSALEGDNVVNISEHTPWYKGQSLMSMLENIEIGNDFNLDDFRFPVQYVNRPNLNFRGFAGTVVSGEIKPGDSITALPSGKKSRVKALVNFEGEQDRVYAPLTTTITLEDEIDISRGDMIVKSDNLPLHSSTYKTNLVWMDEEPLMPHKQYGFKFATKNVLGSVTDIDYQIDVNSMEHKDAVRLELNEIAVGNIKLTQPVACDPYTKNRTTGAFIIIDRLTNGTVGAGMIIEASAEGNTKTEYSEFELEFNALVRKHFPHWNANDITKL; encoded by the coding sequence ATGAATAGCGAAAATAAATTATTACAGTCTGATATATTGGGCTACCTAGAGCAACACGAAAAGAAAGACATGTTGCGTTTTTTAACTTGTGGCAGTGTTGATGATGGTAAAAGTACCTTAATCGGCCGTTTGTTACATGATTCAAAAATGATATTTGAAGATCAATTAGCCGCTATTACCAAAGATAGTAAAAAGATGGGAACAACTGGAGAAAAAGTTGATCTAGCTTTATTGGTAGATGGACTTCAATCTGAGCGTGAACAGGGCATTACAATTGATGTAGCTTATCGATATTTTTCTACAGATAAACGTAAGTTTATTATTGCCGATACGCCAGGACATGAACAATATACTCGTAACATGGTCACCGGTGCATCAACTTGTGATGTAGCGATTATTCTGATAGATGCTCGTGCGGGTGTAAAAACTCAGACCCGTCGTCATTCATTTTTAGTTTCACTACTAGGTATCAAACACATAGTAGTTGCTGTAAATAAAATGGATCTTAAAGACTATAGCGAGACAGTATACGAAGAAATAAAACGTGACTATCTTGAATTTTCTAAACAATTAGAGATCCCTGATATTCAGTTTATTCCTCTATCTGCACTTGAAGGTGACAACGTAGTAAACATTAGTGAACACACACCTTGGTATAAAGGTCAGTCATTAATGTCTATGCTAGAAAACATCGAAATTGGTAATGATTTTAACTTAGATGATTTCCGTTTTCCTGTACAATACGTTAACCGTCCAAACCTTAATTTTAGAGGTTTTGCCGGCACAGTAGTTTCTGGAGAAATCAAACCTGGGGACAGCATTACAGCTCTACCTTCGGGCAAAAAGTCTAGAGTTAAAGCACTAGTAAACTTTGAAGGTGAACAAGACCGAGTTTACGCACCACTTACTACTACTATCACACTTGAAGATGAAATTGATATTTCTCGTGGCGACATGATAGTTAAAAGTGACAATTTACCTCTTCACTCTAGCACTTACAAAACTAACTTAGTGTGGATGGACGAAGAACCTTTAATGCCACATAAGCAATATGGCTTTAAGTTTGCGACTAAAAATGTACTTGGTAGCGTCACAGATATCGATTATCAAATTGATGTGAACTCAATGGAACATAAAGATGCAGTTCGTTTAGAATTGAACGAAATAGCCGTCGGTAACATCAAACTAACTCAGCCTGTTGCATGTGACCCGTATACTAAAAATCGTACAACCGGTGCCTTTATCATAATTGATAGATTAACCAATGGTACTGTTGGTGCGGGCATGATTATTGAAGCTTCAGCTGAAGGTAATACTAAAACTGAATACTCTGAATTTGAATTAGAATTCAATGCGTTAGTTAGAAAGCATTTCCCTCATTGGAATGCTAACGATATTACTAAACTTTAA
- a CDS encoding DUF3379 domain-containing protein translates to MDDLEFRRTVYANPNCTDEKVLKAVAEDPKKQAFLRELKLLDKKMHQASQVEVPSDLASKLILRQTMQTHIESKKRNRIQLALAASVAFIMGVSFTMWQQHNLINISEHAIAHVKFEGNYALEAHENISLEQVNAKLASFGGELTDDIGQIYYANFCDFDNIRSLHMVIQLGDEKLTVFVVPKNEKYDNKSISHAKGYEGQAINLKRANLVVVGEEGTDVTKAKSVLSKKFKFSA, encoded by the coding sequence ATGGATGATTTAGAATTTCGTCGTACTGTGTACGCAAACCCTAATTGTACTGATGAAAAAGTATTAAAAGCAGTAGCAGAAGATCCAAAAAAACAAGCGTTTTTACGGGAACTAAAACTACTTGATAAAAAAATGCATCAGGCCAGTCAAGTTGAAGTACCCAGTGATCTAGCCAGTAAGCTTATTTTACGTCAGACAATGCAAACTCATATAGAGAGCAAAAAACGTAATCGTATACAATTGGCTCTCGCTGCGTCTGTTGCTTTCATCATGGGCGTGAGTTTTACCATGTGGCAACAACATAACCTGATCAATATTTCAGAACATGCTATTGCCCACGTAAAGTTTGAAGGTAATTATGCCCTTGAAGCTCATGAGAATATAAGCTTAGAACAAGTTAACGCTAAACTTGCCAGTTTTGGTGGCGAACTTACGGATGATATTGGTCAAATTTATTACGCTAATTTTTGTGATTTTGATAATATCAGAAGTTTACATATGGTAATTCAACTAGGTGATGAAAAACTCACTGTCTTCGTCGTACCCAAGAATGAAAAATATGATAACAAAAGTATTTCTCATGCAAAAGGCTACGAAGGACAAGCGATTAATCTAAAACGTGCAAACTTAGTGGTCGTGGGGGAAGAAGGCACTGATGTGACTAAAGCTAAAAGTGTTTTAAGCAAAAAGTTCAAATTTTCTGCTTAA
- the cysQ gene encoding 3'(2'),5'-bisphosphate nucleotidase CysQ has translation MLTDKLIQSIVDLSHQAGDKIMEIYQKDFAIYEKSDESPLTEADLAAHNCIVAGLQAVSELPILSEESASISWQERSSWQTYWLVDPLDGTKEFIKKNGEFTVNIALIDKGVPVFGVVYAPVLEQTYVGVVGQGAYKITAGKRADITPKQNTSGETWKVVGSRSHQSPEIQALLESLPGETELVAMGSSLKLCLVAEGAAHLYPRLGPTSEWDTGAAQAVVEAAGGKVTIIEDAANALKENAAPLRYNQKDSVLNPFFLVSC, from the coding sequence ATGTTAACTGACAAACTTATCCAAAGCATTGTTGACCTCAGTCATCAAGCTGGCGACAAGATTATGGAAATTTATCAAAAAGATTTTGCAATATATGAAAAATCTGATGAAAGCCCGTTAACTGAAGCCGATCTAGCAGCTCATAATTGTATCGTTGCAGGACTACAGGCTGTTTCTGAGTTACCAATATTATCTGAAGAATCAGCCAGTATCAGTTGGCAAGAGCGTAGCAGCTGGCAAACATACTGGTTAGTTGACCCACTTGACGGTACCAAAGAATTTATCAAAAAAAATGGCGAATTCACGGTTAACATTGCTTTAATCGATAAAGGTGTACCTGTATTTGGTGTAGTTTATGCGCCTGTTTTAGAACAAACCTATGTTGGCGTAGTTGGTCAAGGTGCCTATAAAATCACTGCAGGCAAACGAGCTGATATAACACCTAAGCAGAACACTTCAGGCGAAACCTGGAAAGTAGTAGGTAGTCGTTCGCACCAGAGTCCTGAAATCCAAGCACTCCTCGAATCCTTGCCAGGAGAAACAGAACTAGTGGCCATGGGCAGCTCTTTAAAACTATGCCTGGTTGCCGAAGGTGCCGCTCACTTATACCCTCGTTTAGGTCCAACATCCGAGTGGGATACAGGTGCAGCTCAAGCAGTAGTTGAAGCGGCCGGCGGTAAAGTAACAATTATTGAAGATGCAGCGAATGCGTTAAAAGAAAATGCTGCACCTCTTAGATACAATCAAAAAGATTCCGTTTTAAACCCATTTTTTCTAGTGAGTTGCTAA
- a CDS encoding GNAT family N-acetyltransferase, with translation MNKKTYQQLSKDELYAIAKLRQDVFIVEQNSVYVDLDQLDQDAYHYLLKDQQKKLFGYARYRVLAADNKVKVERFVLDKQNRGMGQGKQLLQTMIKDIKTELPEMKITLSAQVYVCEFYRQFGFREFGKAYDDGGIEHIDMQYQM, from the coding sequence ATGAACAAGAAAACTTATCAACAACTCAGTAAAGACGAATTATATGCAATTGCCAAATTACGCCAAGACGTTTTTATTGTCGAACAAAATAGTGTTTACGTCGATTTAGATCAGTTAGACCAAGATGCATATCATTATTTACTTAAAGATCAGCAAAAAAAATTGTTTGGCTATGCTCGTTACCGTGTTTTAGCAGCGGATAATAAAGTTAAGGTTGAGCGGTTTGTGTTAGATAAACAAAATCGCGGTATGGGGCAGGGCAAACAATTATTACAGACAATGATAAAAGATATTAAAACTGAGTTACCTGAAATGAAAATAACCTTGTCAGCTCAAGTATATGTTTGTGAGTTTTATCGACAGTTTGGATTTAGAGAGTTTGGTAAAGCTTATGATGATGGCGGAATTGAGCATATTGATATGCAGTATCAAATGTAG
- a CDS encoding BatD family protein, translated as MMSKLTQLFGRLSVLLLVFTASIQAQQIEVTATVDKNPVMADESFNLTVVANGDVDRGDFDSSALLKDFVVGRTSVSSQTQMINFTTTRSTTWTTVLIPRKQGRFTIPAFNIAGGITQPIDLMVVPVSTSSNSQARDLFISTEVDVEKVFLQQQIHYTVKLHIAKDLQRGSLSSPTLENADIRQIGKDKEYNDIIDGKRYRIIERSFAIIPQQSGTFVIEGPLFEGEIVDNSRQSFGFFNRNKAVNRVGPNQSIEVLSIPSNYSQHWLPSEFVQIDDEWQRNDKGFIAGEPITRTITLTAVGVVEEQLPEIQSQYPASVKTYPDQAETTTLEKDKTLIAQRKESIAIIPSQAGSLLIPEVKIPWFNTLTQKTEYAVLAEKTIQVLPAINQPETNISSSPIMPSKPVVNEKNLQPVTPVIQSGIAQYWLWISLAVILLWLFTLVAWWKHVALLKGKQKPLRPSSVRTTQSEKELWNKLEKALNQAQPQEILTFLTPWLGNLIEHKNATLDFSLAFIKDETLNQAVNNLLAARYSRQQNTWQSTELHSLLRKIRKAWLQKNISVSTLTPLYPAS; from the coding sequence ATGATGAGTAAATTAACACAACTATTTGGAAGATTGAGCGTACTACTTTTAGTGTTTACGGCATCAATCCAAGCACAACAAATTGAAGTTACAGCCACTGTGGATAAAAATCCCGTTATGGCAGACGAATCATTTAATCTCACTGTTGTCGCCAATGGTGATGTAGACAGAGGGGATTTTGATTCATCTGCTTTGCTTAAAGATTTTGTAGTGGGCCGCACATCTGTGAGTTCGCAAACTCAAATGATTAATTTCACCACTACCCGCAGTACCACTTGGACAACGGTACTGATACCTCGCAAACAGGGACGTTTTACCATTCCGGCGTTCAATATCGCAGGCGGGATAACTCAACCCATAGACTTAATGGTTGTGCCAGTTTCTACTAGCAGTAACTCTCAAGCCCGCGATTTATTTATCAGCACAGAAGTTGACGTAGAAAAAGTCTTTCTACAACAACAAATTCACTACACGGTAAAATTACATATAGCCAAAGATCTGCAAAGAGGTAGTTTATCTAGTCCCACTCTAGAAAATGCGGATATCCGTCAAATTGGTAAAGACAAAGAATACAATGACATTATTGATGGCAAACGTTATCGGATTATCGAAAGATCATTTGCCATCATCCCGCAACAAAGTGGCACGTTTGTAATTGAAGGCCCATTGTTTGAGGGCGAAATAGTTGATAATAGCCGTCAAAGTTTTGGCTTTTTTAATCGCAATAAAGCCGTTAACCGAGTAGGGCCGAACCAATCTATTGAAGTGTTATCTATCCCGAGTAATTACAGCCAACATTGGTTACCCAGTGAGTTTGTACAAATCGATGATGAATGGCAAAGAAATGACAAAGGTTTTATTGCCGGAGAACCAATCACTCGGACTATCACTCTGACAGCTGTGGGTGTAGTAGAAGAACAATTGCCGGAAATTCAAAGCCAATATCCAGCATCGGTTAAAACCTATCCAGATCAAGCCGAAACCACAACTTTAGAAAAAGACAAAACGTTGATTGCTCAGCGTAAAGAATCCATTGCAATAATACCCAGTCAAGCAGGTAGTTTGCTAATACCCGAAGTGAAAATCCCTTGGTTTAATACCTTAACGCAAAAAACCGAATATGCTGTTTTGGCCGAAAAAACTATTCAAGTGTTACCGGCAATAAACCAGCCAGAAACCAACATATCTAGCAGCCCAATAATGCCGAGTAAACCTGTGGTAAACGAAAAAAATCTGCAGCCAGTCACACCAGTTATTCAATCTGGTATTGCCCAGTATTGGTTATGGATCAGCCTAGCAGTAATCTTGTTGTGGTTATTCACACTAGTCGCTTGGTGGAAACATGTTGCCCTGTTGAAAGGTAAACAAAAACCTCTACGACCTTCTAGTGTGCGCACCACACAAAGTGAGAAAGAATTATGGAATAAATTAGAAAAAGCCCTTAATCAAGCGCAACCGCAAGAAATACTGACATTTTTAACACCTTGGTTAGGCAATCTAATTGAACATAAAAATGCCACTCTGGATTTTAGTTTAGCTTTTATAAAAGATGAAACACTGAATCAAGCAGTAAATAACTTATTAGCGGCTCGCTATTCTCGCCAGCAAAATACTTGGCAAAGCACCGAATTACATTCATTACTGCGTAAAATAAGAAAGGCTTGGTTACAGAAAAATATTAGTGTATCAACCTTAACTCCTTTATATCCAGCCAGTTAA
- the cysD gene encoding sulfate adenylyltransferase subunit CysD, with the protein MPNSIPTVTHLKQLEAESIHIFREVAAEFDNPVMLYSVGKDSSVLLHLARKAFAPGKIPFPLLHVDTTWKFHEMIEFRDKMATKHDLDLLVHINQEGVDMDISPFVHGSAKHTDIMKTVGLKQALNKYKFDAAFGGARRDEEKSRAKERVYSFRDENHRWDPKNQRPELWNIYNSQVNKGESIRVFPMSNWTELDIWQYIYMENIEIPSLYLAKPRPVVERDGTLIMVDDDRMPLDGEKPEMRSVRFRTLGCYPLTGAVESTASTLPEVIQEMLLTKTSERQGRVIDHDSSGSMEKKKMEGYF; encoded by the coding sequence ATGCCTAACTCAATTCCAACTGTGACTCATTTAAAGCAACTTGAAGCGGAAAGTATTCATATCTTTCGTGAAGTAGCCGCTGAATTTGACAACCCTGTAATGCTTTATTCTGTGGGTAAAGATTCTTCAGTATTATTACATTTAGCTCGCAAAGCTTTTGCACCAGGAAAAATTCCTTTTCCATTATTACATGTAGATACCACTTGGAAGTTTCATGAAATGATTGAATTTCGTGACAAGATGGCGACTAAACATGATTTAGACTTACTAGTTCATATCAACCAAGAAGGTGTTGATATGGATATCAGTCCTTTTGTACATGGCAGCGCTAAACATACTGATATAATGAAAACCGTTGGCCTGAAACAAGCTTTGAACAAATATAAGTTCGATGCAGCATTCGGTGGCGCTAGACGAGATGAAGAAAAATCACGTGCTAAAGAACGGGTTTATTCATTCCGCGACGAAAATCATAGATGGGATCCGAAAAACCAACGCCCTGAGTTATGGAACATATATAACTCACAAGTAAATAAAGGCGAAAGTATTCGTGTATTCCCTATGTCAAACTGGACTGAACTAGATATCTGGCAATATATTTATATGGAAAATATCGAAATTCCATCATTATATTTAGCCAAACCTCGACCAGTTGTAGAGCGTGATGGCACATTAATTATGGTAGACGATGACCGTATGCCCCTAGATGGTGAAAAACCAGAAATGCGCTCAGTTCGTTTTAGAACCTTAGGTTGTTATCCATTAACAGGCGCGGTTGAGTCAACAGCGAGTACGCTTCCTGAAGTTATTCAGGAAATGTTATTAACTAAAACATCAGAACGTCAAGGCCGAGTGATTGACCATGATTCTTCAGGTTCTATGGAGAAGAAAAAAATGGAAGGATATTTCTAA
- a CDS encoding EAL and HDOD domain-containing protein, with product MSFYAARQPILNKDKTLFAYELLFRDSLKNIFPNINEDVATAKLIEGLQFNLGLETLAKDSLAFINFTHNSLISGYPFLLPKDKIVVEILETVKPTKKLLDICKELKRKGYLIALDDYEHSKPWEYFFPYVDIIKLDYSITSEAQFEEIITAIESYPKIKLLAEKVETNAEYQHALDLGCEYFQGYFFSRPEVIRSISFTPVQVSVIKLMAEMNKAEPNIAEVTKIFEQEVSLSFKLLRYLQSPIFKRNKAVETIKQAIVILGNNELSRFVSLLFTAQFANDKPKELSIMSLARARFCELMTDSYILKGVESSAFLIGLLSLIDALVDADIHQLMDKLPLNQNIKDAIINRHDESANLLHFCELFEQAEWQKLESYCQNNKIDLAQASERFQQSMSWATERMQALQ from the coding sequence TTGAGCTTTTACGCAGCACGACAGCCAATTTTAAATAAAGATAAAACTTTATTTGCTTACGAATTATTATTTCGTGACAGCCTGAAAAATATATTCCCAAATATTAATGAGGATGTAGCTACAGCCAAACTAATAGAAGGCTTACAGTTTAATTTAGGTTTAGAAACACTTGCCAAAGACTCCCTCGCCTTCATTAATTTTACTCATAATTCCTTGATATCAGGTTATCCATTTTTATTACCTAAGGACAAGATTGTTGTAGAAATATTAGAAACAGTCAAGCCTACTAAAAAGCTATTAGATATCTGCAAAGAGTTAAAAAGAAAAGGCTATTTAATTGCTCTTGATGATTATGAACACAGTAAACCTTGGGAATACTTTTTTCCATACGTTGACATAATAAAGCTGGATTATAGTATAACTAGCGAAGCTCAATTCGAAGAAATAATCACCGCTATTGAGTCTTACCCTAAGATAAAACTATTAGCCGAAAAAGTTGAGACCAATGCAGAATACCAACATGCCTTAGATTTAGGTTGTGAGTATTTCCAAGGTTATTTCTTCAGCCGGCCTGAAGTCATTCGCTCCATCTCCTTCACGCCAGTACAAGTATCAGTGATAAAGTTAATGGCTGAGATGAATAAAGCTGAACCCAATATTGCAGAAGTTACCAAAATTTTTGAACAAGAAGTCAGCTTATCGTTCAAATTACTTCGCTATTTACAGTCCCCTATTTTTAAACGCAATAAAGCTGTCGAAACCATTAAACAAGCCATTGTCATTTTAGGGAATAATGAATTAAGTCGGTTTGTTTCTTTACTATTTACCGCTCAATTTGCTAATGATAAACCCAAAGAGCTTTCTATTATGTCTTTAGCAAGGGCAAGGTTTTGTGAGTTGATGACAGACTCTTATATTTTAAAGGGCGTTGAATCTTCAGCATTTTTAATTGGCTTACTTTCTTTGATCGATGCATTAGTCGATGCAGATATCCATCAGTTAATGGATAAGCTACCTCTCAACCAAAACATTAAAGATGCAATAATAAACAGACATGATGAGTCAGCAAATTTACTACATTTTTGTGAACTATTTGAGCAGGCAGAATGGCAAAAATTAGAGAGTTATTGCCAAAATAATAAAATTGATTTAGCCCAGGCAAGTGAACGCTTCCAACAATCTATGAGTTGGGCCACAGAAAGAATGCAAGCCTTACAATAA
- a CDS encoding sigma-70 family RNA polymerase sigma factor produces MFSRKQNNKASVSNDMANKQKRYEALVLALHTDIYRYAYWLVKDKAIAEDIVQETFLRAWKSLDSLKDEKAAKSWLITILRRENARRFERKQFDLVDIDDVSVIDDSLSNEIQIEHRELRTIMASLSEEYREPLMLQIVFGYSGEEIAEQLELNKNTVMTRLFRARNQVKEALEKSETQWGQANG; encoded by the coding sequence ATGTTTTCACGAAAGCAAAACAACAAAGCCTCGGTCTCTAATGACATGGCAAATAAACAAAAACGATATGAAGCGCTAGTACTGGCTCTACATACAGATATATACCGTTATGCATACTGGCTTGTAAAAGACAAAGCAATTGCGGAAGACATAGTACAGGAGACCTTTCTTAGAGCTTGGAAATCTTTGGATTCATTAAAAGATGAAAAAGCAGCTAAGTCTTGGTTAATTACCATATTACGCAGAGAAAACGCCCGACGGTTTGAACGTAAACAATTTGATTTAGTAGACATTGATGATGTCTCAGTGATAGATGATAGTTTATCTAATGAAATACAAATTGAACACAGAGAATTAAGAACAATCATGGCTTCTTTAAGTGAAGAATATAGAGAGCCTTTGATGTTACAGATAGTATTCGGCTATAGCGGCGAAGAAATTGCTGAACAACTAGAGTTAAATAAAAATACTGTTATGACTCGGTTATTTAGAGCGCGTAATCAAGTAAAAGAGGCACTTGAAAAAAGTGAAACACAGTGGGGGCAAGCAAATGGATGA